The nucleotide window AGGGTCGAGCCGTGTTGGACGAAGCCTGGATCGAGCCTCCTCCCGCTGCGGTTCTCGCTGGTCCGGAGCGCTTTAACGGCGTACCGGCGACGGTCTCCGACTTCTGGCGGTTCGCTCTGAGCGACCTCCGCACGAACAACGCTCGCGGCTACCTCGCCGAGTTCCTAGTTGCGAGAGCGGTCGGTCTCAGCGACGTCACTCGGACCGAATGGGACGCGTACGACCTGACCCTCGGAGACATCCGCATCGAGGTGAAGAGCTCCGCTTACCTCCAGGCCTGGAAGCAACGCACCTTGAGTCCGATCCGGTTCAGCGGACTGCGAGCGACCCGCCATCATCCCGACTACGGGTACAACCCAGCAGGCAAGCAGCTGAACGCACACGTTTACGTGTTCTGCGTGCAGACCGCGCAACAACACGAGCAGTACCGACCGCTCGACCTCTCGCAATGGAACTTCTACGTCGTCGGCCACGACGCTCTCGAGGCCGTCGGGAACAGCAGCATCGGACTCAAAGCCGTGATCGATCTGGCCGGCCCCCCGACACCCTGGTCAGAACTACGTGACGCGATCACGTCTACTGCGGTCGGGCAGAACATTCCTGACGAGTCCTGGTGGACCGAAGGCAACTCCTGACTCAGAGTGCCTGACGACCATCCCCATACGGGTCAGCCGGCCGGGGCCCTGGCACTCCGTTCTGGTGCGAAGTCACTTCTTCGGCAGCGACAACTCCTCGACTACATGATCCAGTGCTACGCCGGAGGCGGTCCTGCTACCCGGGAGTGTGTGAGACGCTCCGCGAAGAAGTCCACGATCTCACCCAGCATCTCGTCGACCCGGGATACTGGCTTCTGGGAGTAGAAGCCGTGGTCCGCTTCGGCGTAGGTCTTGTGGACGACGGGGACTCCCGCGGCTCGCAGGGAGAGCGCCAGCTCGCGGCCCTCGGTGGCGAGCGTGTCGTACTCAGCAGTCTGGATGAGGGTCGGCGGCATGGCGAGAGGCACCGAGGGGTCGTATCGCGGTGATGCCAGTGCCTCCCGACGCCTCGTCACGTCCGGGACGTACGCCCAGGCCACCAGCCGCTGGACGAAGGGACTGATCACGGGTCGTCGTGCCGGGGAGGTGCGGTCCGTCCGGCTCATGTCCGTGACGGGGACGATCAGCGAGACGGCGAGCGGTCGAACGCCTCCGTTCGTGTGGATCTGCTGGCAGATGTTGATCGCGAGCTTCGAGCCCGCACTGATCCCGGAGAGCAGCAGACGCGACCCGTCCCATCCGTGCGTCCGCCCGGAGGCTCCTACCCAGCGTGCGACGTCGTCCATCTCCTCCTCCGCGTCGGGGTACTGCGCTCCTGGTGCGGTGGAGTAGTCCGGCAGCACGACCACCGCCCCGAGTCGCGACGCGAGATAACGAGCGATATGGCGGTCCTGCTCCGGGTACCGGTTGAGGAACCCGCCGCCGTGCAGCTGCAGGACCACAGGGGGGTCGGAGTCTGCGGGCCCCGACGCCGGCCGGACGACGACGGCTCTCACGGGCCCGTGCCTCGTCGGGATGACCAATCCTGTCTCGGCGGGAAGCGCGATGGTCGTGAGGCCACCGGCGACCGAGGGCGTGAACCGGACGCGGGAACCGAGCTGGGACAGCGACCAGAAGAGCGGTCGGAACGGACGACGGGTCACTGTGCGCCTCTCGAGCTGAATGCAGGGACGCGCGGACACGTCGATCGCGACCGCGCTGCGCCATACAATCACAGTGAAGTGTTATCACCATGAAGATATCCGAGGTCCGACAGAGCAGCGCTGCACTCGACCGGATCCGCTCCGAGTGCGAGGAGACCGAATGACGACGCCGAGGAAGCAGATGCTCGAGGCTCTGCGGTGGTACGCGGTAAGCTACCAGGACTCCGCTCATCAGCTGGCGCGCTGGCTGGACCTGCCGACGACCGACGGGACGGCGCTCGGCGAGATCCTCTGGGCCGAGGACGAGGACAGCCCGCTCTCGCCCGGCCGGCTGTCCTCGCGCATCGGCCTCACCTCCGGTGCGACCAACGCGCTCGTGAACCGGCTCGAGCGGCAGGGCCTCGTCGCCCGGAGTCGCGAGAGCGGCGACCGCCGCATCGTGACACTGCGGGCGACCGAGGCGGCACGAGAGCGCGCAGCCCCGTTCCTCCGCTCCTCGCAGATCTCGCTCGAGGCGGCACTCGACGAGTACGACGACCGGACGCTCGAGACAGTGAGCACCGTCTTGACCCGCTTCGCCGCCGTGCTCCCCGTGCGTCCAGGCAGGAGAGACCGCCGCCGCCGGAGCAGCCGTCGCGCTGGTCGATCCCCGAACTGAACAGCTGATCTGCCGATCTCGTCGACCCGCATCTCACACGTCGCTGATCCCGAGGATGCGCCGGAGGCCCATCGGTCAGTGCTGCAGCCTCGACATCCCGGGAGCGAGGTGGCTGGTCCGACTTCCTCCTCGTGAGGGCTGGTGGACCTCCTACCGGGGCCACGCGCAGAACCTAGGATCGGCGTATGGATGGGTTCGCGGGTGCAGACAGCTTCATACTGTTCCTGTTTCTGGGTGTCCTTCCATTCCTCCTCCTGGTCGCCGTGGTCTCGGTCGGCACGACCGGCATCCTCAAGTGGATCGGAGGGCGCGGGCGGCCCCGTCCGTAGGCTGAGCGCACGTGCCGTCGTTTCGTCGTCATGGACACCACCGAGGGCCTGCTCCGCGACCTCATCACCAGCGACTTCGCCAGAGCATCGCGACGCGCACCCCCAGCGCTACATCGGCACTTCGACGCGGGACCTCGAGTCGCGGGAGCACCCCGATCTGATTCGTCAGATTGCGGTCGAAGACTCACCATCGGTCGGGACTTCGAGCAATGTGCACTGAAGGCCTCCGCCCATCGCCGCGGCGCCGCTGCACGCGCCGCCCTTCCCGGCGTAGCGCCCGCGAGACCATCCCTTTACGGGGGCAGTCGCCTCGACTCAAAATGGTCCGAGGCTGTCGGGAACGGCCGCTTGGTGGCCGCCACCGGACGGGACCTTGCGAGGGCGGTCGTGGACAGCGCGAAGCAGAAGCAGTGGCAGCTCTTGCTGGAGATTTGTTGAACTAGTCCGGCGCATGGAATACCGGTCGGACGAATACGGAGGTGCGATGAAGGTCATGCTTTTGATGCGGTCCGACGGCAGCTACGCCGGAGGCGATGCCGCCGAGGACTACGCGGCATGGGCGGACTACGAGGCGTCACTGAAGGCGGACGGTGTTTTCGTTGAATCGGCCCAGTTCGCTGATGCCGCCGGTGGCACCTCCGTCGGGACCGATCTGGCCAAAGCGGATCAGGAGGGCGGCGCTTCATCCCCTTCCCAGATGGAGGGGCATTCCACGCTCGTCGGGTACTACGTGCTGGATTGTCCGGATCGGGACGACGCACTCCCTTACGCCCGCCGCGCCCCCCTCTACGGCTCGGTCGAGGTGTACGAACTGGCACAGCACTGAGCCTGAACTTCGTCGGTCGAGCCCCCGTCGGTTGGTGACCCGTCGCATCGCTGAAGGATCGGCTATCGGGACGCCCTAGGTGAAGAAGCGACGGTCGGCCGCTGCCCGAGACCGAGGTCTTGTCCTCCACTCTCCACGCGGAGCAGGATCGGGGCATGACTGATGAGCATGAGGCGCTGGCCGTCTTCCTCGGAGACTGGAGCGCCACGGGAACGGCCTACGGCGCGGACCTCGCCGGCGCCGAGTGGCGCAGCGTGCACTCGGCCCGTTGGCACTCGGGCGAGCAGTTCGTCGTTCAGGACGAACGCGCCAACGGCCCGTTCGACACTCTGAGCTTTCTCGGCTGGGATACGGAGCGCGGCACGTACTTCTCGTGGAGCATCGAGAACCACGGATTCGCCCGCGAGTACCTGGTCACCCACGACGGGGCGACCTGGACATTCAGCGGAGCCACCGAACGCGCCACGATCACCTTCAGCGACGACGGCCGCACCCAGACGCACCACTGGGAGTTCACGCCCAATGGAGAGTGGATCACCCTCTGCGATCGAGTCGCTACCCGCGTCGACTGATCGCCCAGCAAATTGTCCGATCACCGACCCCTACCGGACGCCTGGTGGACGGCGTGATTCCGGTATGCGGTGATCAATTCCTAGACAGACCAGGCACCTGCTCGAGCAACACGCTTCGTAGGATGAGCCTGCAACGTCGACCGGCATCACGAGAAGTCGGGCAAGTCATCGATGCGCGAGCCCCTAGGAGGCAAGCTCAATGGAGATCGTCATCGTCATCGCCGTGGCACTCGTCCTCGTCGTCGGCGTCGCCTCCGGTCAGCGACGCCGCAAACGCAGCTGACTTGCCCTCAGCATGACCATGGATGCGCGTGAAGAAGGTGCTCGCTGGTGAAGGACCTGCGCGAAGTGGCCGCCCCGCCTTGGGAAGAAGACCTGCTGGTCGCCGCGGAGTTCCATGGTGCAGTGGGTGTGTGGTCTCTGGCGCACGCTGCGCGCTGCGCCGAGTTCGACACGATGTACGACTTCGGCGGCCGGCGGGTGGCGCTGGTTCCCGGGGAGCACCCGGTGGTGGTCGTCGGCGCGTATGAGCGTCACGGCGTGAGCGGATACGACCTGACGGGAGAGCGGCTCTGGCAGGACCGCAGCCGCACGAACGTGCAGATCGTGACGGCTCTGGCCGGAGGCCTCGTTGCCGTGAGCTACAACCGGAGCACCACCCGTGTGTTGGCGGCCGCCACCGGTCATGAGGTGCGTTCCCTGCGCGGTGTGAGGCGGGTGTTCGCGCTGCGGCCGGATACCTCCCTGGGGGTGGGCAGCGACTGGTGTCGCCTGCTGGACCGATCGCTGGATCCGCTGGGACCCCGGATTCCGGTGCCGAGCGCTGCGCTCGTGTCTGCGGCCAGCGACGGCGACCATCTGGTGATCGCCGAGGTCGGAGGACCCTTGCGCATCATCGACTCCAGCGGGCGAGAGCGGGCAAGACTGGCCGACCATTTCCGGCACGTCGTCCACGATCCCGCCACAGACACCTGGGTTCTCATCCACGAAACGTCCGAAGGTCAGTACTCACTACTGCGCCTCACCCACGACGCGGAAGTCCTCGAGCAACGCCCCTGCGCCCCCGTGCACGATGTGGCGACAATGCGCGGCGGCAGAACTTTAGCCCTGCTCACCGGTAAGGAGGTACAGCTGATGGACTGTTCGGACTGGAGCGTCCAGACCCTCGATACGTTGACCCCTCAGGGGTAACGGACGCCGACGACGTCCAGCGGTGAAAACGGCCGAAGATGTGACAGTCCAGCACCAGCACGGCGTGCGGAGCAGTGGTCCGTGCTACCTCGCTACTGACCAGCTGCGACGAAGCCGTCTCGGCGCCCACCCGTCCGCTGATCCATCCTTCAGCGATGCGACGGGTCACCAACCGACGGGGGCTCGACCGACGAAGTTCAGGCTCAGTGCTGTGCCAGTTCGTACACCTCGACCGAGCCGTAGAGGGGGGCGCGGCGGGCGTAAGGGAGTGCGTCGTCCCGATCCGGACAATCCAGCACGTAGTACCCGACGAGCGTGGAATGCCCCTCCATCTGGGAAGGGGATGAAGCGCCGCCCTCCTGATCCGCTTTGGCCAGATCGGTCCCGACGGAGGTGCCACCGGCGGCATCAGCGAACTGGGCCGATTCAACGAAAACACCGTCCGCCTTCAGTGACGCCTCGTAGTCCGCCCATGCCGCGTAGTCCTCGGCGGCATCGCCTCCGGCGTAGCTGCCGTCGGACCGCATCAAAAGCATGACCTTCATCGCACCTCCGTATTCGTCCGACCGGTATTCCATGCGCCGGACTAGTTCAACAAATCTCCAGCAAGAGCTGCCACTGCTTCTGCTTCGCGCTGTCCACGACCGCCCTCGCAAGGTCCCGTCCGGTGGCGGCCACCAAGCGGCCGTTCCCGACAGCCTCGGACCATTTTGAGTCGAGGCGACTGCCCCCGTAAAGGGATCGTCCACCGGACGATCCCCACGCCATCAGCGCAGCGCCCAGAAGGGCAGCGACGCGATGGCCAGGCCGAGCAGGATCAGGATGACGGCTGCGGTCGGGGATGCTTTCACGTCGCCTGTGCCGAACCGGGTGGCGACGCGGGAGAGCGCTGCGTGTGTGCGCTTGCGGGCGAGGATCCCGATGGCCAGGAGGATCAGGCAGGGCAGGCAGTAGATCACCGCGTATCCGGTCAAGACGAACAGCCCTTCACTGGGGCTGAGGCGAGCGTCGAGGAGTCGTTCGATGGCGATGAAGTAGGGGAAGGCGTTGGGCAGGTCGGCGGCGGTGAGGAGCGCGCCGAACGGCAGTGCGGTCCACGGCGTGAACCAGGGCGGGAGCGCGATCGCTCTGCGAGGGCGGGTCGTGAATCGGCGGATGCCCGTGATGACGAGGACGAGTCCGGCACCGGCGATCGCGACGTAGCGGATGCCTTGCACGATGCCGTCGACGGCGGTGGCCGCGGCCCCTGCTCCGAGGAAGAGGGCGGCGCCGGCTGCGAAGACGGTGAGGGCTGCGCCGAGGACGGTCACGAGCGCGGTCAGCGCTGGTCGTTTCGGTGCGGCGAGCAGGATGAGCGTGACGGCGACGATCGTTGCCGGGTTGAACGCGTCGATGACGGCGAGTCCGGCGATCGCGAGGAGCAGCGGGCCGCTCATCGCCGGTTCCGTCCGGAGGGGCCGAGGAGGGCTTCGAGCAAGGCGTCGAGCTCCGCCTCCGTGGGCGCCGGCTCGATGCCGGCGATGATGTTCGCGGAGAGCCCGTCTCCGATGAGGCGGATGATCCGCGCCTGCATCGCATTGCCCGTCTCGTCTTGAATGATCGCCTCCCACCGCGCAGTCGCCTCACGCGAAGCGGCAGCCACATCATCGCCCGGCGACTCGACCGCGCGATGAGCGATCGCCAGGGCACGGAACAGGGCGACGTCCTCGCCGGTCGGGACCGCGATCCGCAGCCATGTCTCCGCCGCGCGGCGCGAGGCTGCCGCCGCAACCATCGCGGCGTCGACCTCTTCGAGCGCGGCGACGGCCAGCCCCTGCACGAGGGCCGCGCGGGTGGGGAAGTGGTGCACCAGACCGCCTTTGGAGACGCCGGCTGTCGCCGCCGTCTCGTTCAGCGATGGGACGACGCCGCGTTCCAGTGTGAGCTTGCGGGCGGCGTCGAGGATGAGTGTTTTGCGGTCCATGAGGAGACCGTAGCGCGAAACCGACCGGCCGGTCGGTTTGCTCGGTTTCCTGTCAGGAGATGAGGTAACTGCTACCCATGGATCTTCACGCAACCGGAACGCCGGGAACGTCCGTTAGGGGGTCGCTGACCGGGCGGTTTCCGCGCTCAGGTCGAGGCGGTGCTGGATCGGCGGCGGCGGCTCGCCTTGTGGTGTCGATCTTGGGTGGTCTGTCGCTGCTTCAGCCTGACGTGGGGCCCCGCCGCACGATGCGGCGGGTGGGGTCCTGGAATGCGGTGGACCAGAAGTTGTAGCCGCGGTCGTTGAGGTGGGGTGGGAGGAGGGAGAAGATGTCGAGTCGGCGTCCGTGCCCGTTGAAGACGGTCGCGAAGTCGGCTCGGGCGATGGAGGCGTTGTCTGTCGACTGGGTGAGGATGGCCTGGTAGGAGTCGCGGCCGGGTTCGAGGGGAAGATCGCTGATGACCGTCCGATCAGCAGGCAGCAGGGCGGTGAGCTGGTCGACGTCGCGGCGGTATTCATCGAGCGGGACCCGGGATTCCATGTCGCTCGGTGTGGACACGATGACGATGTCGGCGGTTGCCAAGGGCGCCTGGGGGAGCTGCTCGCGGAGCATCTGAGCTGTCGTTGATCCACTCACGGCGAGGTTCGTGATATGCACCGGGCGCCCGGTCTGCTGCTCGAGGTCGCGGGCGACGCGTCCGGCGATCCCGTTCATGGGGTCGAGGGTGCCGACGCCGACCATTGAGGAGTCCCCCAGTGCGATAAGCCGTAACGCATCGGCTGGTATCAGTTCGTTCGCGCGGTCGCGCCAGAAAGCCGGGTAGCCGGCTGCTCGGACCGCGGTCACAGCGACGCCCGTCCCCAGGAGGGCGGCGATCGTCGCGACGCAGAGCAAAAGCATCCCGCGTTTCCTCATCACGGTTCAAGCGAGAGCGGTCGCGGGGCCCACCCGGCCCCGCGGAGCGCGGCTCGGAGCTGGTGAGCAGAGTGCAGCAGCGAAGATTCGTCGATGCCGTGCTGAGTCAACAGATCGGCCAGCGCGGTATTCAGCAATCGGCCGGCTTGCTGCTCGGTGACGACGCCCTCGGGTGTGAGCTCCACGAGATTACGACGTCGGTGGTCGGGGTCAACGGCCACTGTCACGAGACCGGCATTGGCGAGTGTCGCGATCATTCGGCTCACGGCCGCGTCGCTGTGACCGATGTGCTCCGCGAGTTCGCGTTGCGTGGTCTGGGTGAGTGTGGCGATCGCGGAGAGCACGTAGTACTGCCGGTAGGACAGC belongs to Rathayibacter caricis DSM 15933 and includes:
- a CDS encoding alpha/beta hydrolase fold domain-containing protein; the protein is MVLQLHGGGFLNRYPEQDRHIARYLASRLGAVVVLPDYSTAPGAQYPDAEEEMDDVARWVGASGRTHGWDGSRLLLSGISAGSKLAINICQQIHTNGGVRPLAVSLIVPVTDMSRTDRTSPARRPVISPFVQRLVAWAYVPDVTRRREALASPRYDPSVPLAMPPTLIQTAEYDTLATEGRELALSLRAAGVPVVHKTYAEADHGFYSQKPVSRVDEMLGEIVDFFAERLTHSRVAGPPPA
- a CDS encoding MarR family transcriptional regulator, which encodes MTTPRKQMLEALRWYAVSYQDSAHQLARWLDLPTTDGTALGEILWAEDEDSPLSPGRLSSRIGLTSGATNALVNRLERQGLVARSRESGDRRIVTLRATEAARERAAPFLRSSQISLEAALDEYDDRTLETVSTVLTRFAAVLPVRPGRRDRRRRSSRRAGRSPN
- a CDS encoding YciI family protein, coding for MKVMLLMRSDGSYAGGDAAEDYAAWADYEASLKADGVFVESAQFADAAGGTSVGTDLAKADQEGGASSPSQMEGHSTLVGYYVLDCPDRDDALPYARRAPLYGSVEVYELAQH
- a CDS encoding DUF1579 family protein — encoded protein: MTDEHEALAVFLGDWSATGTAYGADLAGAEWRSVHSARWHSGEQFVVQDERANGPFDTLSFLGWDTERGTYFSWSIENHGFAREYLVTHDGATWTFSGATERATITFSDDGRTQTHHWEFTPNGEWITLCDRVATRVD
- a CDS encoding GAP family protein; the protein is MSGPLLLAIAGLAVIDAFNPATIVAVTLILLAAPKRPALTALVTVLGAALTVFAAGAALFLGAGAAATAVDGIVQGIRYVAIAGAGLVLVITGIRRFTTRPRRAIALPPWFTPWTALPFGALLTAADLPNAFPYFIAIERLLDARLSPSEGLFVLTGYAVIYCLPCLILLAIGILARKRTHAALSRVATRFGTGDVKASPTAAVILILLGLAIASLPFWALR
- a CDS encoding TetR/AcrR family transcriptional regulator, which produces MDRKTLILDAARKLTLERGVVPSLNETAATAGVSKGGLVHHFPTRAALVQGLAVAALEEVDAAMVAAAASRRAAETWLRIAVPTGEDVALFRALAIAHRAVESPGDDVAAASREATARWEAIIQDETGNAMQARIIRLIGDGLSANIIAGIEPAPTEAELDALLEALLGPSGRNRR
- a CDS encoding SGNH/GDSL hydrolase family protein, translating into MRKRGMLLLCVATIAALLGTGVAVTAVRAAGYPAFWRDRANELIPADALRLIALGDSSMVGVGTLDPMNGIAGRVARDLEQQTGRPVHITNLAVSGSTTAQMLREQLPQAPLATADIVIVSTPSDMESRVPLDEYRRDVDQLTALLPADRTVISDLPLEPGRDSYQAILTQSTDNASIARADFATVFNGHGRRLDIFSLLPPHLNDRGYNFWSTAFQDPTRRIVRRGPTSG
- a CDS encoding MarR family winged helix-turn-helix transcriptional regulator, producing the protein MQESLPGLLHEIVGLLDRSAAAILKRENGLSYRQYYVLSAIATLTQTTQRELAEHIGHSDAAVSRMIATLANAGLVTVAVDPDHRRRNLVELTPEGVVTEQQAGRLLNTALADLLTQHGIDESSLLHSAHQLRAALRGAGWAPRPLSLEP